TCCTTTAAGGGTTCAAGTGTATATTGAATCCTTGTCATTTAAATCGTGTTTTTCATTATATATCGTTTGTTTGAAGAGTTATATGTTGAATATACAAGACTTGATTTGTTCTTTGTAAGATCCTCTCAGCATAGTTGAATTAATTCTGATTAATCAGATTATCATCAGTACAAACATCAAGCATATATGAGCCCAAATGTTTTGGTTCTTGAGCCCAAATCAAGACAGCTCAGAGTCATTCAGAAAAGTTGTTGAGTTGACTAGGCTTTAAGTTATAAATAAACCCATTaaacacttcttctttttttttctgaatggCTCCCATAAAACACTTCAAAAAACTGAGGGCACTTCTGAtcaacactatttttttttctaaaaccgAGTAAAAGTAAAACGgaataaaacagagtaaaaatAAGTATGAAGTAAAAATACTCTAATCCTACTTCATTTTTTGTTCTATAATAAGATTTACTTTCATAATAAGATTTACTTCATAAATAGAGTAATCTACTTTTTGTTTGTTACTTTATTATGGAGTGGAAAATAACGTaagattataatatttttaattcatactTACTTTTACTTAATTTCAGAagaaaaaatgaagttttacaTTGGATATGCtctaaaaaaacatgaaaacaagAATATACATAATCTACACTGCTTAATAAGGTAAGTGACATgcataaacaaataaaagagTAGTTGGGAAAAGGTGGAGTAGATTTACCTTCCCAACTACTCGTTGATTATTGGAAATTTTCTGAACTCAGTGAAGAGATCAAACAAGAACTCAACGTGTATTCATTTTTCTACTTGACAAATCAACCTTCTTGACAATCTCCCGTGACTTTTGGCTTTTAATCATTATGATTACAAGGATACCTTTCTTAAGATAGAAAATACAAACTCAGTTGAAGCCAATTTAACTCTAAAAAGCTTACATATCTGCCGATATCGGTTACAATGATTAGTACAAGTAGGTGAAAAATGCAGTGACTCGGATACGATTGAACATAGTTTATGGAGATTTTTTCTGcgctaaattttgaaaaaaaaaattgaaaatagttttatttacatTAGGACGTAAATAGAAGtcctttataattaaaaatgcgGTTGATATAAAGCGATTGTACTCGAACAATCTGTTGGTGTCTATTGCTTGTGGGAGCATGTCCTTTGGAGTGACTCGGATACGCATTTTTGTTTATGCGACTATTTATTTATGTAGTGATCCGGGTAGTGGATGTCATTCAACTTggtttctaataaaatatactccctaaatttcaaaataatattaaaatattaaatttttatttctcataATTTTAAACTAGTAAAAAATTAGGAAATACATCAGTTTTTCTTTATTTCGCacatttttctttctaaaatgtGTATTTGCTTGGAAATATAGTATTTTCGATGAACTAATACTCTTTGTGGAAAATGATGCACGTGAAAATAACAGAAAATTAGGCTGGTTGctgagtttcttcttctttttttttttgtcatctagtAGATTAATATTAACTTTGAACAGAGTATCATACAAAGCCAGCAAAGGTTTAGCAAAGGTTTGCAACCTCTCTAGAGCCATAAGCCGGCAAGGTGATATGCACCATCCGGAGCCAAAGATTAGAACAAACATTGAACCATaaactaaacaaaagaaaaagacaatgTTGATTAGGACCATAGGGAGATACACGAAGCACTTCCAAAATGAAGAAGCTTAACGGAGCCGGAAGCAGAGATGAGTGAGAAAGCGATGCAAGCCTAattgagtttcttcttctttttatttgtttattggtcaactctgaaaaagaaattaaaggTAAGCGGGATGCGGCTATTTTATCATATTTGAAAATGGAACGAACAAcatcatataatttaatttttttaaatctaaataacAGTCATGATAAGGAGTAGATTCACGTAACGAAACTATTGAAATAAactataactagattttgacccgtgcaaccgcacgggtgtttgttttcacttttctatacataaattattgttttaaaacataagtggtatatatttttaaagttaatcatgtacttaaatatttatataactatttcaaatacaataattttataatttacatgttataagtaattaattgtttaaaccttatgtatttgccgcttcttattatatatttatcttattgtatttgcatttagttattaagcaaattaatatatgcatgagaaaatatatttaaaaaatattttgtatttaatttatgctaaattctgacccgtattttaaaactggatttctttttaccaatatttttatgcttattcattttaggtaatttattattgtatatataaaagtgtaagatatgttaatttttagatatgtattatatagtttgttaattttaagtcgttctatcatcatattatattttaaataaatagttttatatttatgaaaataaaatttataaatttatcaattgaatataattttatcatatttattttagtataataattatattttaacaggatcatgactataaaagtagataaaataggatataatttatttattttcatttctaaacgataacttaaaatacattaagttattgtttaaatattacacagatttattagaatttttaaaatataatatatacatatatattatatttaaaattaaaatatattatgattaaagtagttacaaagattttatattattaactttaaaaaaatacatgttaatttttatacatgtattatatagtttgataatgttaacccatcttaccaacatattagattttatttttgaacataaatattttataattacgaaaataaattatataaatatataaatttaatacaattttattatatttatctcaatataataattttaatttaatatgattgattatgattatataataactaaaatattatagatttttttatttttcattttatataactgaatatattaatttataataatattttaaactaattttgaaattagtgaaaatatttaaatataatttcaaaaatgaagatcttgcaAAAATCTtcttaaacagatttgttagaattttaaaataaatatatttatatttaaaatgaaaagatatcaaaagatactatgattaaaatatttttaaaattatatttattattagtctgaattaaaatatagtatgaatttctatgaataggtccattaggtccatttctaaaaaaatcacacatgaatcaaggttgtgacttctgttttaatatataagaagtagtatatctatttttaatgcttgttaaTTAATATCTACATaggtttcaaaaatatattaatcaattccaactaataaaaatatggtTTACATGTACACGACACTAGATCACTAGCTAGTAATCTCccattatttattgtttttttttttttgaacaccaatCTCCCATTATTTATTGTACTTCTTCAtgttaatacatatatttaccGTTATAAATCTAAGTTATGTCGAAGTCTTTTACGTATCAAATATAGGTAAATTTAATTTAACAATGACTTCCTTTTGAAGcgactatttttaaaattccgtCTACAGTGTAACAGTGATATAGTCAACACTCAACAACCCTATTTATAAATAAGGGATACAAAGGAGCATTTTCAAGTACCCTTTTACTTTGTATCTAAAGTCTTTGATCATCTCCGCCTAAAACGCAAAAATATATTAGGTTTTTTCAGAGATCAGTTcacgaagatgaagaagaggcaAGTCGtgataaaacaaagaaaaaactcaTACACTACGACTTCGTCTTCGAGCAACGTCCGTTACATTGAGTGCCAGAAGAATCACGCAGCTAATATCGGTGGCTACGCCGTTGACGGTTGCCGTGAGTTTATCGCAAGCGGCGGCGAAGGAACCGATGATGCTTTGACGTGCGCTGCTTGTCGCTGTCACCGGAATTTTCATAGGAGGGAAGTTGAAACGGAGGTTGTTTGCGAGTATTCTCCTCCGAACTGAATCAACTAATTAATAAGATGTAAAAAATAAGGAAGAATATACAAGAAAAGTTATTGGTGACTTcagttaaaacaaaaactacTTTGGAGTTGCTTTGTTGAGTTTTATATAagaaatgtatttatatatgtaatatggtTATTGATGTATATTCTAATACTTACATTAACGCCGatctaaataattaatgattctTTAATCTTGATGTGGTGTAGtgttaatgttatatatacttAGTTCtgcggatttttgttttgtttttagtaGCCGAAAAGTATTAAAGACTTTTAAGTAGTAGTAGATAATTGTAGTGACGGATTCTGATTCCTGAACGTAAGAGTCCAGTCTACACTTATCTTGATTGAGCTAATAACATTTGGAAATTATAGTCTATATTTGTATGCTAAAGTTGCGAGTAGATAAATAATCAAATGAATTTCTTATATGAAGGAGATGAATCcttataagatatatataagAGCACTTGCGTTG
The sequence above is drawn from the Brassica napus cultivar Da-Ae chromosome A8, Da-Ae, whole genome shotgun sequence genome and encodes:
- the LOC106360170 gene encoding mini zinc finger protein 3; protein product: MKKRQVVIKQRKNSYTTTSSSSNVRYIECQKNHAANIGGYAVDGCREFIASGGEGTDDALTCAACRCHRNFHRREVETEVVCEYSPPN